The Xenopus laevis strain J_2021 chromosome 5L, Xenopus_laevis_v10.1, whole genome shotgun sequence genome has a segment encoding these proteins:
- the LOC121393920 gene encoding protein kinase C delta type-like, whose product MVVQPVPVLMLLFCHSIQLHAFIVMEYASGGSLQDLLNNRGYLDMDSVLYYAAEMVCGLQFLHSEGIIHRDFKPENILFSNKGHIKIADFGLAAENVFGNKTISGSIGTLHNMAPEVRDLLLIYVMHRIPQ is encoded by the exons atggttGTGCAACCTGTACCGGTACTGATGCTTTTATTTTGTCATTCTATCCAGCTGCATGCCTTTATCGTGATGGAATATGCAAGTGGAGGAAGCCTACAAGATCTTCTCAACAACAGAGGCTATCTGGACATGGACTCCGTACT GTACTACGCAGCTGAGATGGTGTGCGGCCTGCAATTTCTGCACTCTGAAGGAATTATCCATCG AGACTTCAAACCGGAAAACATTCTGTTCAGCAACAAGGGACACATCAAGATTGCTGACTTTGGATTGGCTGCTGAGAACGTATTTGGCAACAAAACCATCTCAGGATCAATTGGGACATTGCACAACATGGCCCCAGAGGTGAGAGACTTATTACTGATATATGTAATGCACAGAATACCACAATAA
- the LOC121393921 gene encoding protein kinase C delta type-like produces the protein MDSTINMIKQIRSQLEEDSRMETHERVKRKREQSPETNNKRPHQKTERARERRRRKRERRRQRLLYEKKEEQRWKRPRSSDRDEAEEGESAWKRPHMDEERCDPLDISSYNFHQELGNGSFGNVMLASLPDRKNPVAIKILKKENIALKDRYETEVKVMKLAWKCPFLCNIHAAFQTQVQLSVILQ, from the exons ATGGACTCTACAATCAATATGATCAAGCAAATAAGATCTCAGCTTGAGGAGGACAGCAGGATGGAAACACATGAGAGGGTTAAGAGAAAGAGGGAGCAAAGCCCAGAGACAAACAACAAAAGACCCCACCAAAAGACAGAGCGAGCAAGGGagaggagaaggaggaagagggagaggaGGAGACAGAGGCTCTTGTATGAGAAGAAGGAAGAGCAAAGGTGGAAAAGACCAAGAAGCAGCGACAGGGATGAAGCAGAAG AAGGAGAAAGTGCCTGGAAGAGACCACACATGGATGAAGAAAGATGTGATCCACTGGACATTTCCAGCTACAATTTCCATCAGGAGCTGGGCAATGGATCAtttggcaat GTTATGTTAGCATCATTGCCCGACAGAAAGAATCCAGTGGCAATTAAAATCCTTAAGAAAGAGAACATCGCGCTTAAAGACAGATATGAGACTGAAGTGAAGGTGATGAAGCTGGCTTGGAAATGTCCTTTCCTGTGCAACATCCATGCAGCATTCCAAACACAGGTACAATTAAGTGTCATATTGCAGTGA